A single Tenacibaculum sp. Bg11-29 DNA region contains:
- a CDS encoding efflux RND transporter periplasmic adaptor subunit translates to MKIKLYTAIILLTLIAFVSCKEEEKTKKIVLRPVKYTVVGDVNTQKIRTFSGVAKAGDEIELSFRGSGIITKVNVSKGQKVKKGDVIAKLDNVEASLAYEQSVSALKSAKSSMNTSKSNLNRIKSLYEKGSNSLSDYEQAKNSYQTALDQFESAKRNKSIQATQLSYGVIKAPKDGLIADTEGRVGERVGAGHQFAILNAGKEMKIEVGLPETVVNKVTIGMITKLEFSALEGKILSGKVIEVSPIIDTDAATYKASIGIDTPLEEIKPGMASSVTFDFSEVNVIANKSLIIPVKAVGEDGKGRFVFIISSKDGKKGKVSKHHIELGELTTDGFKVKSGLKNGDKIATAGLQTLLDGQQVRLK, encoded by the coding sequence ATGAAAATTAAACTATATACAGCAATAATTTTATTAACTTTAATTGCTTTTGTATCTTGTAAAGAAGAAGAAAAAACTAAGAAAATTGTTTTAAGGCCTGTAAAATATACAGTTGTTGGAGATGTTAATACGCAAAAGATAAGAACTTTTAGTGGAGTTGCCAAAGCTGGTGATGAAATAGAGTTAAGTTTTAGAGGTAGTGGAATCATTACTAAAGTGAATGTAAGTAAAGGTCAAAAAGTAAAAAAAGGAGACGTGATTGCAAAACTTGATAATGTAGAAGCAAGCTTAGCTTATGAGCAAAGTGTATCAGCTTTAAAAAGTGCTAAATCGTCAATGAATACTTCAAAATCTAATCTTAATCGTATAAAGTCTTTATATGAAAAAGGAAGTAATTCGTTGAGTGATTACGAGCAAGCTAAAAATTCGTATCAAACAGCTTTAGATCAATTTGAAAGTGCAAAACGAAACAAAAGTATTCAAGCAACACAATTAAGTTATGGAGTTATAAAAGCACCTAAAGACGGATTGATAGCAGATACCGAAGGTAGAGTAGGTGAACGTGTTGGAGCTGGACATCAATTTGCAATTTTAAATGCAGGTAAAGAAATGAAAATTGAAGTTGGTTTACCTGAAACAGTCGTAAATAAAGTGACTATTGGTATGATTACTAAATTAGAATTTTCAGCATTAGAAGGTAAAATATTATCAGGAAAAGTTATAGAAGTGTCTCCAATTATAGATACTGACGCAGCAACTTATAAAGCATCAATAGGTATAGATACTCCTTTAGAGGAAATAAAACCTGGAATGGCATCAAGCGTAACTTTTGATTTTTCTGAAGTTAATGTAATAGCTAATAAATCATTAATTATTCCTGTAAAAGCTGTTGGAGAAGATGGTAAAGGTCGCTTTGTATTTATTATATCATCAAAAGATGGTAAAAAAGGTAAAGTAAGTAAACATCATATAGAATTAGGTGAACTGACAACCGATGGTTTTAAAGTAAAAAGCGGTTTAAAAAATGGTGATAAAATAGCTACAGCAGGCTTACAAACCTTACTTGATGGTCAGCAAGTAAGGTTAAAATAA
- a CDS encoding TolC family protein — protein sequence MKKILPFLFFVLIFNLSYAQTITIGLLTDKNTPEIQPLLEQLKTEISAVLGQGQIINFNKPLENNYNLEKAKTNYRSLVDNNGVDIILSLGVLDNIAIYQYKTYAKPTIVFGSINSDFINLLPEQKTSQINNITYIITPLSYKKDLEAFKTLFDYKNIGIIVDDYVADILPLQSVFEPYFTKEGKQYKIIRITETGLMSESLDGLDAVYLGGGFQLNNTQFKSLINTVNVKKLPSFSANRIADVERGILATNQPQTNLDQFFRRIALNIEAITNGTNASELPILLEYKNKLTINFNTAKQIDFPLRYAMLGFADFIAGNEEPNKKDALSLLDIMNSVVDRNLGLSSAKKGIELVQQDIKLAKSGYLPNVTASVNGVYLDPRVAKISNGTNPEFSTSGAIVAEQLIYSESASANVDIQKELQKAEKAKYNASELDALLNASVAYFNALILKTNATIQNQNLQLTKRNLELAEQNFEGGASGKSDVLRFKSQLAQNTQNLIDARNQLKQAFFTINQLTNTTINKDIDIADAVLSQGVFKNYKYEDFYTILDNPKLQPALIDFLVEEAKKNAPELKSLDYNLNITKRTYKLNDTGRFIPTVALQGQYNLAISKSGEGTTFPTGFPSAPDGTYNFGLNVSLPIFNQNQRNIKRQTAKIQEEQLGFEKQNIELSIEKNVNDIILDLISQIANIEISKVAENTAKESLDLTQNAYKQGAVPVIQLIDAQNNYLQSQLGSATANYNYLLTSMKLERTIGYFFLAHTEVENQEFIQNVNAYFLSKN from the coding sequence ATGAAAAAAATACTACCATTTTTGTTTTTTGTATTAATTTTTAATCTAAGCTATGCACAAACTATTACTATAGGGCTTCTTACAGATAAAAATACTCCAGAAATTCAACCTTTATTAGAACAATTAAAAACAGAGATTAGCGCTGTTCTTGGGCAAGGCCAAATAATTAATTTTAATAAACCGTTGGAAAATAACTATAATTTAGAAAAAGCAAAAACAAACTATAGATCGCTAGTTGATAATAATGGTGTAGATATTATTTTATCTTTAGGTGTGTTAGATAATATTGCTATTTACCAGTATAAAACTTATGCAAAGCCAACAATTGTTTTTGGTTCTATAAATTCTGATTTTATAAACCTTTTACCAGAGCAGAAAACAAGTCAAATTAATAACATCACATATATCATTACGCCTTTATCTTATAAAAAAGATCTAGAGGCTTTTAAAACATTATTCGATTATAAAAATATTGGGATTATAGTTGATGACTATGTAGCTGATATATTACCACTTCAATCTGTATTTGAACCTTATTTTACAAAAGAAGGAAAGCAATATAAAATTATTAGAATTACCGAAACAGGTTTAATGTCTGAGTCATTAGATGGTTTAGATGCTGTTTATCTAGGAGGAGGTTTTCAATTAAATAATACACAATTCAAAAGTTTAATAAATACCGTAAATGTTAAGAAATTACCCTCATTTTCTGCTAATAGAATTGCAGATGTTGAACGTGGTATTTTGGCAACCAATCAACCACAAACAAATTTAGATCAATTTTTTAGACGAATTGCTTTAAATATTGAAGCCATAACAAATGGAACAAATGCATCAGAATTGCCAATACTATTAGAATATAAAAATAAATTAACGATAAACTTTAATACAGCTAAACAAATAGATTTTCCGCTACGGTATGCGATGTTAGGTTTTGCTGACTTTATTGCAGGCAATGAAGAACCTAATAAAAAAGATGCTTTATCTCTTTTAGATATAATGAATAGTGTTGTTGATAGAAATTTAGGGTTGTCTTCAGCTAAAAAAGGTATAGAGTTAGTTCAACAAGATATAAAATTGGCTAAAAGTGGTTATTTACCTAATGTTACAGCAAGTGTTAATGGTGTTTATTTAGATCCAAGGGTTGCTAAAATATCTAATGGAACAAATCCTGAGTTTTCAACTTCAGGAGCTATTGTTGCCGAGCAACTTATTTATTCTGAAAGTGCATCAGCAAATGTTGATATTCAAAAAGAATTACAAAAGGCTGAAAAGGCAAAATACAACGCTAGTGAGTTAGATGCTTTATTGAATGCATCTGTCGCTTATTTTAATGCTTTAATATTAAAAACAAATGCCACTATTCAGAATCAAAACTTGCAGTTAACAAAACGAAATTTAGAATTAGCAGAACAAAATTTTGAAGGTGGAGCTTCAGGGAAATCAGATGTATTACGTTTTAAAAGTCAATTAGCACAAAATACGCAAAACCTTATAGATGCACGAAATCAACTTAAACAAGCATTCTTTACGATTAATCAATTAACAAATACGACCATAAATAAAGACATAGATATTGCTGATGCAGTATTATCACAAGGTGTTTTTAAAAATTACAAGTACGAAGATTTTTATACGATTTTAGATAATCCAAAATTACAACCAGCATTAATTGATTTTTTAGTTGAAGAAGCTAAGAAAAACGCACCAGAATTAAAGAGTTTAGATTATAATTTAAACATTACAAAACGTACTTATAAATTAAATGATACAGGTCGTTTTATTCCAACAGTAGCATTGCAAGGACAGTATAATTTAGCTATTTCAAAATCCGGAGAAGGAACTACTTTTCCAACTGGTTTTCCAAGTGCTCCAGATGGAACATATAATTTTGGATTGAATGTGTCACTTCCAATTTTTAATCAAAATCAACGTAATATTAAACGTCAAACAGCTAAAATACAAGAAGAACAATTAGGTTTTGAGAAACAGAATATTGAATTAAGTATCGAAAAGAATGTTAATGATATTATTCTAGATTTAATTAGTCAGATAGCCAATATTGAAATTTCTAAAGTAGCAGAAAATACAGCTAAAGAAAGTTTAGACTTAACGCAAAACGCATATAAGCAAGGAGCGGTACCAGTGATTCAATTAATTGATGCACAAAACAATTATTTACAATCGCAATTAGGAAGTGCTACAGCAAACTACAATTATTTACTAACGTCAATGAAATTAGAACGTACTATTGGGTATTTCTTTTTAGCCCATACCGAAGTAGAAAATCAAGAATTCATTCAAAATGTTAACGCTTATTTTTTAAGTAAAAACTAA
- a CDS encoding bifunctional aconitate hydratase 2/2-methylisocitrate dehydratase, with protein MNIYQDYIKEIEERKAQGLHPKPVDGAELLSEIIEQIKDSGNEHREESLNFFIYNVLPGTTSAATVKAKFLKEIILGEFVLKEITPSFAFEQLSHMKGGPSVDVLLDLALGTDVSLAREAAAVLKTQVFLYEADTERLENALKAGDDIAKEIIESYAKAEFFTKLPEVDEEIEIVTFVAGIGDISTDLLSPGADAHSRSDRELHGQCMFEHNKDMQNELLALKKQHPNKRVMLLADKGTMGVGSSRMSGVNNVALWTGISSSPYVPFINIAPVIAGTNGIAPIFLTTVGVTGGIGIDLKNWVKQKDADGNTVVDEEGDAILKEEYSVATGTVLTINTKEKKLYNGDKELKDISTALTPPKMEFIKAGGSYAVVFGKKLQTFACKLLGIDVPQVYATSKEVSVEGQGLTAVEKIFNKNAVGTTPGKILHAGSNVRVEVNIVGSQDTTGLMTSQELEMMAATVISPVVDAGYQSGCHTASVWDDKSKANIPRLMKFMNDFGLVTARHPEGKYHAMTDVIHKVLNDIAVDDWDVIIGGDSHTRMAKGVAFGADSGTVALALATGEATMPIPESVKVTFKGEMKSFMDFRDVVHATQEQMLNQFGGDNVFQGRIIEVHIGTLTSDQAFTFTDWTAEMKAKASICISEDETLIESLEISRDRIQIMIDKGMDNKKQDFKGLVDKANNRIKEIKSGTKSALKPDADAKYYAEVVIDLDKIVEPMIADPDVNNEDVSKRYTHDNIQRLSFYGGTKKVDLGFIGSCMVHKGDMQILAQMLKNVEAQKGKVEFKAPLVVAPPTYNIVDELKAEGDWEVLEKYAGFVFDDNAPKGVARTKYENKLYLERPGCSLCMGNQEKAEPGDTVMATSTRLFQGRVVRDTDGKKGESLLASTPVVVLSTILGRTPTMEEYEKAVEGIVLTKFKPSTKKLVV; from the coding sequence ATGAACATTTATCAAGATTACATCAAGGAGATCGAAGAGCGAAAAGCTCAGGGGCTTCACCCAAAACCAGTTGATGGTGCTGAATTATTAAGTGAAATTATTGAACAAATTAAAGATTCAGGTAATGAGCATAGAGAAGAATCTCTCAACTTTTTTATCTATAATGTTTTACCTGGAACTACAAGTGCAGCAACTGTAAAAGCAAAATTTTTAAAAGAAATTATCTTAGGAGAATTTGTATTAAAAGAAATTACACCTTCTTTTGCTTTTGAGCAATTATCACACATGAAAGGTGGACCTTCAGTTGATGTCTTATTAGATTTAGCCTTAGGAACTGATGTTTCTTTAGCAAGAGAAGCAGCAGCTGTTTTAAAGACGCAGGTTTTTCTTTATGAAGCGGATACAGAGCGTTTAGAGAATGCATTAAAAGCTGGAGATGATATTGCAAAAGAAATTATAGAAAGTTATGCTAAAGCAGAATTTTTCACCAAATTACCAGAGGTAGATGAAGAAATTGAAATTGTAACATTTGTTGCAGGAATTGGTGATATTTCTACAGATTTACTATCACCAGGTGCAGATGCACATTCTAGGTCAGATAGAGAGTTACATGGGCAATGTATGTTTGAGCATAATAAAGATATGCAGAATGAATTGTTAGCTCTAAAAAAACAACACCCTAATAAGCGTGTTATGTTGCTTGCTGATAAAGGAACAATGGGAGTTGGTTCATCAAGAATGTCAGGTGTAAATAACGTAGCATTATGGACAGGTATATCGTCTAGTCCATATGTACCGTTTATAAATATTGCTCCAGTAATTGCTGGTACTAATGGTATTGCTCCAATTTTCTTAACAACTGTTGGGGTAACTGGAGGTATTGGTATCGATTTAAAAAACTGGGTAAAGCAAAAAGATGCTGATGGAAATACGGTTGTAGATGAAGAAGGAGATGCTATCTTAAAAGAAGAATATTCTGTGGCTACAGGTACGGTTCTTACAATTAATACTAAAGAAAAAAAGTTATACAACGGAGATAAAGAGTTAAAAGATATTTCTACAGCTTTAACACCACCAAAAATGGAGTTTATAAAAGCAGGAGGTTCTTATGCTGTTGTTTTCGGTAAAAAATTACAAACTTTTGCCTGTAAATTATTAGGTATAGATGTTCCTCAGGTATATGCTACTTCAAAAGAAGTTTCAGTTGAAGGACAAGGTTTAACTGCTGTTGAAAAAATATTCAACAAAAATGCAGTAGGAACTACTCCTGGTAAAATATTACACGCAGGCTCTAATGTTAGAGTTGAGGTAAACATTGTTGGATCTCAAGATACTACAGGGTTAATGACTTCTCAAGAATTAGAGATGATGGCAGCTACTGTAATTTCTCCAGTTGTTGATGCTGGTTATCAATCAGGATGTCATACTGCTTCTGTTTGGGATGATAAGTCAAAAGCTAATATTCCAAGATTAATGAAGTTTATGAATGACTTTGGATTAGTAACTGCACGTCACCCTGAGGGGAAATACCATGCAATGACTGATGTTATTCATAAAGTATTAAATGATATTGCTGTTGATGATTGGGATGTAATTATAGGTGGAGATTCACATACACGTATGGCAAAAGGTGTCGCTTTTGGAGCAGATTCAGGTACCGTTGCTTTAGCTTTAGCAACAGGAGAAGCTACAATGCCAATTCCAGAATCGGTAAAAGTTACTTTTAAAGGAGAGATGAAATCTTTTATGGACTTCCGTGATGTGGTACACGCAACACAAGAACAAATGTTAAATCAGTTTGGTGGTGATAATGTATTTCAAGGAAGAATCATTGAAGTTCATATTGGAACATTAACATCTGATCAGGCATTTACATTTACAGATTGGACAGCTGAAATGAAAGCGAAAGCTTCTATCTGTATTTCAGAAGATGAAACATTAATTGAATCTTTAGAAATATCAAGAGATCGTATTCAAATCATGATTGATAAGGGTATGGATAATAAGAAGCAGGATTTTAAAGGATTAGTTGACAAAGCAAATAACCGTATCAAGGAGATTAAGTCAGGAACTAAATCGGCATTAAAACCAGATGCAGATGCTAAATATTATGCTGAAGTTGTTATTGATTTAGATAAGATTGTTGAACCAATGATTGCTGATCCAGATGTAAATAACGAAGATGTATCAAAGCGTTATACGCATGACAATATTCAACGATTATCTTTTTACGGTGGAACCAAGAAAGTTGATTTAGGTTTTATAGGTTCGTGTATGGTGCATAAAGGAGATATGCAAATATTGGCGCAAATGCTTAAAAACGTAGAAGCGCAAAAAGGGAAAGTAGAGTTTAAAGCTCCCTTAGTTGTTGCCCCACCTACATACAATATTGTAGATGAATTAAAAGCAGAAGGAGATTGGGAAGTACTAGAAAAGTATGCAGGGTTTGTATTTGATGACAATGCGCCGAAAGGAGTTGCAAGAACTAAATACGAAAACAAGTTATATTTAGAGCGTCCAGGATGTAGTTTATGTATGGGTAATCAAGAAAAAGCAGAACCAGGAGATACTGTAATGGCTACTTCTACTCGTTTATTCCAAGGAAGGGTTGTAAGAGATACTGATGGTAAAAAAGGAGAATCGTTACTTGCTTCTACACCAGTAGTAGTATTATCAACTATTTTAGGAAGAACTCCAACGATGGAAGAATATGAGAAAGCAGTTGAAGGTATCGTTTTAACTAAATTTAAGCCATCTACAAAGAAATTAGTAGTGTAG
- a CDS encoding DUF6495 family protein, protein MKYRQLTKEQFEGLHEEFARFLASQSINAKEWKELKEEKPQVAEDEMNVFSDVVWDDVLNKTEYLEHFSPKVVNLFKCDEKETHRIVINIDKDINLLEQEGFEWLMKNPNDDKIEFLTGTKKYDKERNIEVFDLIEKGSSISKGEIFEYFNRLTS, encoded by the coding sequence ATGAAGTACAGACAACTTACCAAAGAACAATTTGAAGGATTGCATGAAGAATTTGCCCGTTTTTTGGCATCTCAGAGTATAAATGCAAAAGAATGGAAAGAATTAAAAGAAGAAAAACCACAAGTGGCTGAAGACGAAATGAATGTTTTTAGTGACGTTGTTTGGGATGATGTGCTTAATAAAACCGAATATTTAGAACACTTTTCTCCGAAAGTGGTTAATTTATTTAAATGTGATGAAAAAGAAACTCATCGTATCGTTATTAATATAGATAAAGATATAAATTTATTAGAGCAAGAAGGTTTTGAGTGGTTAATGAAAAACCCTAATGATGATAAAATTGAATTTCTTACAGGTACTAAAAAATACGACAAAGAACGAAATATTGAAGTTTTTGACTTAATAGAAAAAGGAAGTTCAATTTCTAAAGGAGAAATATTTGAATATTTTAATCGATTAACATCTTAA
- the dnaJ gene encoding molecular chaperone DnaJ: MAKQDYYEVLGISKSASQAEIKKGYRKMAIKYHPDKNPDDKSAEEKFKLCAEAYEVLSDDNKKARYDQYGHAAFDGPQGGGGGFGGGGMNMDDIFSQFGDIFGGGGFGGFGGGGGQRQARVKGSNMRIRVKLTLEEIANGVEKKVKVRRKVQAEGVTYKTCTTCNGSGQQMRVTNTILGRMQTATTCGTCQGAGEIISNKPNGSDAQGLIIKEETVSINIPEGVTEGVQLKVGGKGNEAPGKNSIPGDLLVLIEEVQHETLKREGSNIHYDLYINFSEAVLGISKEIETVTGNVKIKIEAGTQSGKILRLKGKGLPSIERYGNGDFLIHINVWTPQELTKDQRKFFESMQEDENFSPNPQRSDKSFFEKVKDMFS; this comes from the coding sequence ATGGCAAAACAAGATTATTACGAAGTATTAGGTATATCAAAATCGGCATCGCAAGCTGAAATTAAAAAAGGATATCGAAAAATGGCGATTAAATATCATCCAGATAAAAACCCGGATGATAAAAGCGCAGAAGAAAAGTTTAAGTTATGTGCTGAAGCATACGAAGTGCTTAGTGATGATAATAAAAAAGCTCGTTACGATCAATATGGTCATGCAGCTTTCGATGGTCCACAAGGTGGCGGTGGCGGTTTTGGCGGCGGCGGAATGAATATGGATGACATATTTAGTCAGTTTGGAGATATTTTCGGCGGTGGCGGTTTTGGTGGTTTCGGCGGTGGCGGAGGTCAACGACAAGCTAGAGTTAAAGGATCTAATATGCGTATTCGTGTAAAGCTAACTTTAGAAGAAATAGCGAATGGTGTAGAAAAGAAAGTTAAAGTTCGTAGAAAGGTTCAGGCAGAAGGAGTTACTTATAAAACATGTACAACATGTAATGGTAGTGGGCAACAAATGCGAGTTACCAATACAATTTTAGGTAGAATGCAAACAGCAACTACTTGTGGTACTTGTCAAGGAGCTGGAGAAATAATTAGTAATAAACCTAACGGATCAGATGCTCAGGGTTTAATTATTAAAGAAGAAACAGTTTCAATTAATATTCCTGAAGGGGTTACTGAAGGAGTACAATTAAAAGTAGGAGGAAAAGGAAATGAAGCTCCAGGTAAAAACTCTATTCCAGGAGATTTATTAGTGTTAATAGAAGAAGTTCAGCATGAAACATTAAAAAGAGAAGGGAGTAACATTCACTACGATTTATATATTAATTTTTCTGAAGCAGTTTTAGGTATTTCTAAAGAAATAGAAACAGTAACAGGAAATGTAAAAATAAAAATAGAGGCAGGAACTCAATCTGGAAAAATTTTAAGATTAAAAGGAAAAGGATTGCCTAGTATAGAGCGCTATGGTAATGGAGACTTTTTAATTCATATTAATGTTTGGACTCCGCAGGAGTTAACAAAAGATCAACGTAAGTTTTTTGAATCGATGCAAGAGGATGAAAATTTTAGTCCAAACCCTCAAAGATCAGATAAATCATTTTTTGAGAAAGTAAAAGATATGTTTTCTTAA
- a CDS encoding phosphate-starvation-inducible PsiE family protein: MKKIETKVIKSIEIIEKGILVILLLALLSVVIYSVIMFIGLLFSDVILGVQDSFSIENDILIHLHKVFGGFLSVLIGVELLHTIKMYLKEGIVHVEIVLLVALIGISRHVIDLDIAHMKPFVIMAISSLIIALSVGYFLIKRGIRKPK, encoded by the coding sequence ATGAAAAAAATTGAGACAAAAGTTATAAAAAGTATAGAAATAATAGAAAAGGGGATTCTAGTAATTTTATTATTAGCACTTTTATCAGTTGTTATTTACTCAGTAATAATGTTTATAGGACTACTTTTTAGTGACGTTATTTTAGGAGTACAAGATTCATTTTCTATAGAAAATGATATATTAATACATTTACATAAGGTCTTTGGCGGTTTTTTATCTGTCTTAATAGGTGTTGAATTATTACACACTATAAAAATGTATTTGAAAGAAGGTATAGTGCATGTAGAAATCGTATTACTTGTTGCTTTAATAGGAATATCAAGACATGTTATTGATTTGGATATAGCTCATATGAAACCTTTTGTTATTATGGCTATTAGTTCTTTGATTATAGCACTTTCTGTCGGTTATTTTTTAATAAAAAGAGGAATACGGAAACCTAAGTAG
- a CDS encoding NAD-dependent deacylase, with amino-acid sequence MKKRLVILTGAGISAESGIETFRGADGLWEGHDIYEVASPQGFRANPELVLNFYNQRRKQLLTVSPNKAHVNLVKLEDNYHVNIVTQNVDDLHERAGSTKVLHLHGELLKSRSTFDKNLVYNCTKDISLGNHCEKDSQLRPHIVWFGEDVPMLDKAIEITAKADILIIIGTSMQVYPAASLIDYVPASTPIYFIDPKPVVNKNAFDNLTIIKDVASLGTEQLLKMLID; translated from the coding sequence ATGAAAAAAAGGTTGGTAATATTAACAGGTGCTGGTATTAGTGCTGAAAGTGGAATTGAAACTTTTAGAGGTGCTGATGGTTTATGGGAAGGTCATGATATTTACGAAGTTGCTTCACCACAAGGTTTTCGTGCAAACCCTGAATTAGTTCTCAATTTTTACAATCAACGCAGAAAACAACTACTTACTGTTTCACCTAATAAAGCACATGTAAATTTAGTTAAGTTAGAAGATAATTACCATGTTAATATTGTTACTCAGAATGTAGATGATTTACATGAACGTGCTGGTAGTACTAAAGTTTTACATTTACATGGTGAATTATTAAAATCGAGAAGTACTTTTGACAAAAATTTAGTTTATAACTGTACAAAAGATATTAGTCTTGGCAATCACTGTGAAAAAGATTCTCAATTACGGCCGCATATCGTATGGTTTGGTGAAGATGTACCAATGTTAGATAAAGCTATTGAAATTACTGCAAAAGCTGATATTTTAATAATAATTGGTACTTCAATGCAAGTATACCCTGCTGCGAGCTTAATTGATTATGTACCTGCAAGCACCCCTATTTACTTTATTGATCCAAAACCTGTTGTAAATAAAAACGCCTTTGATAATTTAACAATTATTAAAGACGTTGCTAGTTTAGGAACCGAACAATTACTTAAGATGTTAATCGATTAA
- a CDS encoding anti-sigma factor codes for MKKAFLSLLAIAAISFTSCSDDNDDIATTKTVTQSFQNLPDLGDNYVYEGWLIVGTEKVSTGRFSHIEGASNTSTSLDITKVNAATDYVLTIESATETGTDLSSPSGWIFSKGTFINSTASPSTDNTLYSGSSNLETATGQGFLKAPSVGTVGTDANGIWFINALPPTGGGFTNLPTLADGWIYEGWVVINDNSGNPTPISTGRFSDSDAADVSLFGAANNNEFKGPNGVPPFPGEDFIIDPNNRYPNVTFPIDLTSATVVISIEPTTNDAETPFGLKPFVQALSSQTLATSFSVDNKYSGKVISGTVTR; via the coding sequence ATGAAAAAAGCATTTTTAAGTCTATTGGCTATTGCAGCAATTTCTTTCACTTCTTGTAGTGATGATAATGATGATATTGCAACGACAAAAACAGTAACACAATCATTTCAAAATTTACCAGATTTAGGTGATAACTATGTGTATGAAGGTTGGCTTATTGTTGGAACAGAAAAAGTATCGACAGGAAGATTTTCTCATATTGAGGGAGCTAGTAATACAAGTACATCTCTAGATATAACTAAAGTGAATGCAGCAACAGATTATGTGTTAACAATTGAATCAGCAACAGAAACAGGCACAGATTTATCAAGTCCAAGTGGATGGATTTTTTCAAAAGGAACTTTTATAAACAGTACTGCATCTCCATCAACAGATAATACATTGTATAGTGGTTCAAGTAATTTAGAAACAGCAACAGGTCAAGGATTTTTAAAAGCACCTTCAGTTGGAACTGTAGGAACAGATGCTAACGGAATTTGGTTTATCAATGCATTACCACCAACAGGAGGAGGCTTTACTAATTTACCAACACTTGCAGATGGTTGGATTTATGAAGGATGGGTTGTTATAAATGATAATTCAGGAAACCCAACACCAATTTCAACTGGTAGATTTTCAGATTCTGATGCTGCGGATGTAAGTCTTTTCGGAGCTGCTAATAACAACGAATTTAAAGGACCAAATGGAGTTCCTCCATTTCCGGGAGAAGATTTTATCATTGACCCTAATAATAGATACCCTAATGTAACTTTTCCAATTGATTTAACAAGTGCTACAGTAGTAATTTCTATTGAACCAACAACAAATGATGCAGAAACTCCTTTCGGATTAAAACCTTTTGTACAGGCTTTAAGTAGTCAAACATTAGCAACGTCTTTTTCAGTAGATAATAAATATTCAGGTAAAGTAATATCAGGTACTGTAACTAGATAA